CTCCACGGCAAGGCACGCTGAGTATGTCGAGAAGCTGGCTCCGTATAGGAAACATCTTTTTGTCGAAAAACCCTTCGCCGATAGTCTAGAGAATGCGGACCGCATGCTCGCTGCCATTCAGGAGGGACAGCAGCTCATAATCAATTGGCCACTTCGTTGGTATACATCGCACGCAACCGCCTTCCGTTTGGTGAACGAGGGGGAAATCGGAACCGTGCGAGAAGTTCATTTCTACGATGGCAACCGCGGTCCTCTGGCTCACGGGGCCGATAAAACTGAGCTCGAAGTTACTGCCGAACGAAAAGCTGAAAGCTGGTTCTATAAGAAAAGCGAAGGCGGTGGATCCCTACTCGACTACCTAGGCTATGGGACGACGCTTGCAGCTTGGTACAACGGTGGAATGGTGCCCAACGAAGTCACAACCATCACAGGCGGAGATCCCAGCCTGGAAGTCGACGAACACAGCATCACCATTTGCCGCTACGCAGATGGCACCCTTTCCAAATTCGAAACCAAATGGGGCACCTTCTCGGATCCCTGGACCCACCAGCCACAACCGAAGTGCGGGTTCAATATCGTTGGCTCCGAAGGCACCATCGCTTCCTATGACATGGAACCAACCATCCGGATTCAGACACGGGACAAACCTGAAGGAGAAGAAATTCCCACCGACGATCTTCAACATCCATTCCACGCCCCCATCCCCTATGTCCTCCACTGCCTGGAAAATAATCTTCCCATCGACGGCCCACTCAGCCCCGAAACCTCCCGTATTGGACAACTGGTCGTCGATGCCGCCTTCAAAAGCGCTGAGACAAAATCAACGGTGAAATTATAAATCTTGCAAAATGGTAGGGCTCGATCGCCGAGCGAGCCGTTCTGAAATCGGCGGTTTCGGCGTCCCGAGTGCAGCGACAATAACAATCGCCCTACCGCTAAAAAAGTATCCTTCAACTTCTAAAAAATGTCAGACGACACCAACTACGGCCTAGAGGCAGAGGTCTCTACAAAAAAACTCCCCGCCCCCAACCTCGAATACAAACCACGCTTCCCCGAAAACTACAGCCCGGGAATCGGACTGATTGGCTGCGGCGGTATCACTGTCAATCACCTCACCGCTTACAAAGAAGACGGATTTAATGTCATCGGCTTGTGTGACCTCAACGAAGAGGCAACCGAGGAACGACGCAAAGATTTTTACCCAGAGGCCACCTGCTACACCGATTACAACGAACTCTTAGCCGATGAGAATATCGAAGTAGTGGATATTGCACTACACCCGGCACCACGGGCAGATGCCATCGAAGCTGCGTTGAACGCTGGCAAACATGTGCTGAGTCAAAAGCCTTTTGCCCTTGATATCGATGTGGCAACCCGACTGGCTGACCTGGCTGACGAAAAAGACCTCAAGCTGGCAGTAAATCAGAACGGCCGTTGGGCACCTTACGTGCGATAC
This genomic stretch from Opitutia bacterium ISCC 52 harbors:
- a CDS encoding Gfo/Idh/MocA family oxidoreductase, giving the protein MSKHWKITGINFDHFHIGDLLRQTFDHPNAEIVGVCDDDPPRMEEAIENFSIPSERVFTDIDECMKAADPDLVIICASTARHAEYVEKLAPYRKHLFVEKPFADSLENADRMLAAIQEGQQLIINWPLRWYTSHATAFRLVNEGEIGTVREVHFYDGNRGPLAHGADKTELEVTAERKAESWFYKKSEGGGSLLDYLGYGTTLAAWYNGGMVPNEVTTITGGDPSLEVDEHSITICRYADGTLSKFETKWGTFSDPWTHQPQPKCGFNIVGSEGTIASYDMEPTIRIQTRDKPEGEEIPTDDLQHPFHAPIPYVLHCLENNLPIDGPLSPETSRIGQLVVDAAFKSAETKSTVKL